The following proteins come from a genomic window of Meleagris gallopavo isolate NT-WF06-2002-E0010 breed Aviagen turkey brand Nicholas breeding stock chromosome Z, Turkey_5.1, whole genome shotgun sequence:
- the SLC45A2 gene encoding membrane-associated transporter protein, whose translation MTLTEQSFQESPPPPSEVAKADMDVSGEKEKAAHLSTARTGVLVLKQRATGRLIMHSMAMFGREFCYAVEAAFVTPVLLSVGLPKNLYSLVWLISPILGFVLQPVAGSASDHCACSWGRRRPYILGLGIIMLVGMALYLNGDEIISAFIGERDKQRTWAIVITMLGVVLFDFAADFIDGPIKAYLFDVCSHQDKEKGLHYHALFTGLGGALGYLTGAVDWGETVLGYTLMSEFQVIFLLSALVFLICLIVHLRSIPEVPLGYDNEETKLLMEVTEPCKYSSIEEIKNGYLSTDLNATSKPKKDTDRSCTEAQRRMTLRSLLKTLLSMPSHYRYLCVSHLFGWMAFLSNMLFFTDFMGQVVYQGSPYASHNSTLYHTYRRGVEVGCWGLCINAIASSAYSYLQKLLLPYTGLKGLYFIGYLLFGLGTGLIGLFPNVYSTLVLCSLFGVMSSTLYTVPFQLIAEYQKEEEDLNLQQKEQGVEYRRGKGIDCAALTCMVQLAQIILGVGLGLLVSVAGSAVTVISASMVALIGCCFVAFCVRYVR comes from the exons ATGACCTTAACGGAGCAGAGCTTTCAGGAGTCTCCTCCACCCCCTTCTGAGGTGGCCAAGGCAGACATGGATGTCtcaggagagaaggagaaggctGCGCACCTCTCCACGGCAAGGACTGGAGTGCTGGTGCTCAAGCAGCGAGCAACGGGAAGGCTGATCATGCACAGCATGGCGATGTTTGGAAGGGAGTTCTGCTATGCTGTGGAGGCTGCCTTTGTCACGCCGGTGCTGCTAAGTGTGGGGCTGCCCAAGAACCTGTATAGCCTGGTGTGGCTCATCAGCCCCATCCTGGGCTTCGTGCTACAGCCCGTGGCAGGTTCTGCCAGTGATCACTGCGCCTGTAGCTGGGGCAGGAGGCGACCTTACATTCTGGGTCTGGGCATCATAATGCTGGTAGGCATGGCTTTGTACCTCAATGGGGACGAGATAATCTCAG cTTTCATCGGTGAAAGAGACAAGCAGCGGACATGGGCAATAGTCATTACCATGCTGGGAGTAGTGCTTTTTGATTTTGCAGCTGACTTTATTGATGGCCCCATCAAAGCATATTTATTTGATGTCTGCTCTCATCAAGATAAAGAGAAGGGTCTGCATTATCATGCCCTATTTACAG GCTTAGGAGGAGCGCTGGGCTACCTGACAGGTGCTGTGGACTGGGGTGAAACTGTACTAGGATACACCTTGATGTCAGAATTCCAGGTGATTTTCCTCTTGTCAGCCTTGGTTTTCCTCATCTGCCTTATTGTACATCTACGCAGTATTCCTGAAGTCCCACTCGGATATGACAACGAAGAGACAAAGCTCTTGATGGAAGTGACTGAGCCCTGTAAGTACAGCTCCATAGAGGAAATCAAGAACGGATACTTAAGTACTGACTTAAATGCTACAAGTAAGCCAAAGAAAGATACTGACAGATCATGTACAGAG GCTCAAAGGCGGATGACACTTAGATCACTCTTGAAGACTCTTTTAAGCATGCCATCCCATTATCGCTATCTCTGTGTGAGCCACCTCTTTGGATGGATGGCTTTCCTGTCCAACATGCTCTTCTTCACGGATTTCATGGGACAG GTTGTGTACCAGGGCAGTCCTTATGCTTCTCATAACTCCACACTTTACCACACCTACAGAAGAGGAGTGGAGGTTGGATGCTGGGGGCTGTGCATCAATGCAATTGCATCCTCGGCCTATTCTT ACCTGCAGAAACTCCTTCTGCCATACACAGGATTAAAGGGACTTTATTTCATTGGATACCTACTTTTTGGGTTAGGCACTGGGTTGATTGGCTTGTTTCCCAATGTCTATTCCACTTTGGTTCTGTGTTCACTTTTTGGAGTCATGTCCAGCACACTGTATACTGTGCCATTCCAGCTCATTGCAGAGtatcagaaagaagaagag GACCTGaatctgcagcagaaagagCAAGGTGTGGAGTACAGGAGAGGCAAGGGCATTGACTGTGCTGCTCTCACCTGCATGGTACAGCTGGCACAGATCATTCTTGGTGTGGGCCTTGGTCTCTTGGTCAGTGTTGCTGGCAGTGCAGTCACTGTGATTTCGGCATCAATGGTGGCACTGAttggctgctgctttgttgctttttgtgttcGATATGTGAGGTAA